The following are from one region of the Corythoichthys intestinalis isolate RoL2023-P3 chromosome 17, ASM3026506v1, whole genome shotgun sequence genome:
- the dipk1b gene encoding divergent protein kinase domain 1B isoform X1, with amino-acid sequence MARALRRLIHLVLFCPISKGLQSRLPSVKVKYLLLAWLGVLVASWVLYMQYASYSELCRGHVCRAVICDHYGRGVISGSSCKALCEQKTLTLGHCLSTSSQHQVYGGHWKERPVVIKCGIEEGVKTDGGPDSVHRRKKSLFDKPTRGTSMDEFKEMLLNFLKANFGEQPSLSALVDRIISLADVNQDNKLSLAEAKSIWALLHVNEFLLMVALQEKEHTPKLLGFCGDLYVTEPLGHTSLYRLEVPPYMQALVPGALVSGLNHWLAPAWPRRARITIGLLEFVEEVFHGPYGSFLICDASPRHVGYNAKYDCKMADLRAVASEATVRTHLKGRRCETNADCTYGRDCTATCDRLAKRCNADVVQPNLAKVCALLQDFLLFGAPPELRGDLERQLRTCVTLSGLASQMEVHHSLVLNNLKTLLWKKISNTQYS; translated from the exons ATGGCCAGAGCTCTGCGGAGGCTCATTCATCTGGTGCTCTTCTGCCCTATATCCAAAGGCCTGCAG AGTCGGCTGCCATCCGTCAAGGTGAAGTACCTCCTCCTGGCATGGTTGGGCGTTCTGGTGGCCAGTTGGGTGCTCTACATGCAGTACGCCTCCTACTCGGAACTGTGCCGTGGACACGTCTGCCGAGCAGTCATC TGCGACCACTACGGCAGAGGTGTCATCTCCGGGTCATCTTGCAAGGCTCTTTGCGAGCAAAAAACGCTGACGCTGGGCCACTGCCTTTCCACCTCCTCTCAACATCAG GTGTACGGCGGCCACTGGAAGGAGAGGCCGGTTGTAATCAAGTGCGGCATTGAGGAGGGGGTCAAAACCGACGGCGGTCCCGATTCAGTGCACCGACGCAAGAAAAGCTTGTTCGATAAACCCACGCGTGGAACCTCCATGGATGAGTTTAAGGAGATGCTGCTAAACTTTCTCAAG GCTAATTTCGGGGAACAGCCATCCTTGAGCGCCCTGGTAGACAGGATCATTTCACTGGCAGATGTCAACCAGGACAACAAACTGTCCTTGGCGGAGGCCAAGTCCATCTGGGCCCTCCTTCATGTCAACGAGTTCCTCCTGATGGTGGCGTTGCAGGAGAAGGAGCACACTCCCAAGCTCCTGGGCTTCTGCGGGGACCTGTACGTGACCGAGCCATTGGGTCACACCTCCCTCTACAGGCTGGAGGTGCCGCCCTACATGCAGGCCCTGGTGCCAGGCGCCCTGGTGTCTGGGCTGAACCACTGGCTGGCCCCGGCCTGGCCCCGGCGGGCCCGCATCACCATCGGCCTGCTGGAGTTTGTGGAGGAGGTCTTTCACGGGCCCTACGGCAGCTTCCTAATCTGCGACGCCAGCCCACGCCACGTGGGCTACAATGCCAAGTATGACTGCAAGATGGCTGACCTGCGCGCCGTGGCCTCGGAAGCTACAGTGCGGACGCACCTGAAGGGACGACGCTGCGAGACCAACGCCGACTGCACGTACGGCCGCGACTGCACAGCCACCTGCGACAGACTGGCAAAGCGCTGCAACGCTGACGTAGTGCAGCCCAACCTGGCCAAGGTATGTGCACTTCTGCAGGACTTCCTGCTCTTCGGTGCACCGCCCGAGCTGCGAGGTGACCTGGAGCGACAGCTGCGCACCTGCGTCACCCTTAGCGGACTTGCCAGCCAGATGGAGGTGCACCATTCGCTAGTCCTCAACAACCTTAAGACACTTCTGTGGAAGAAGATCTCTAACACGCAGTACTCCTGA
- the dipk1b gene encoding divergent protein kinase domain 1B isoform X2, with amino-acid sequence MARALRRLIHLVLFCPISKGLQVKYLLLAWLGVLVASWVLYMQYASYSELCRGHVCRAVICDHYGRGVISGSSCKALCEQKTLTLGHCLSTSSQHQVYGGHWKERPVVIKCGIEEGVKTDGGPDSVHRRKKSLFDKPTRGTSMDEFKEMLLNFLKANFGEQPSLSALVDRIISLADVNQDNKLSLAEAKSIWALLHVNEFLLMVALQEKEHTPKLLGFCGDLYVTEPLGHTSLYRLEVPPYMQALVPGALVSGLNHWLAPAWPRRARITIGLLEFVEEVFHGPYGSFLICDASPRHVGYNAKYDCKMADLRAVASEATVRTHLKGRRCETNADCTYGRDCTATCDRLAKRCNADVVQPNLAKVCALLQDFLLFGAPPELRGDLERQLRTCVTLSGLASQMEVHHSLVLNNLKTLLWKKISNTQYS; translated from the exons ATGGCCAGAGCTCTGCGGAGGCTCATTCATCTGGTGCTCTTCTGCCCTATATCCAAAGGCCTGCAG GTGAAGTACCTCCTCCTGGCATGGTTGGGCGTTCTGGTGGCCAGTTGGGTGCTCTACATGCAGTACGCCTCCTACTCGGAACTGTGCCGTGGACACGTCTGCCGAGCAGTCATC TGCGACCACTACGGCAGAGGTGTCATCTCCGGGTCATCTTGCAAGGCTCTTTGCGAGCAAAAAACGCTGACGCTGGGCCACTGCCTTTCCACCTCCTCTCAACATCAG GTGTACGGCGGCCACTGGAAGGAGAGGCCGGTTGTAATCAAGTGCGGCATTGAGGAGGGGGTCAAAACCGACGGCGGTCCCGATTCAGTGCACCGACGCAAGAAAAGCTTGTTCGATAAACCCACGCGTGGAACCTCCATGGATGAGTTTAAGGAGATGCTGCTAAACTTTCTCAAG GCTAATTTCGGGGAACAGCCATCCTTGAGCGCCCTGGTAGACAGGATCATTTCACTGGCAGATGTCAACCAGGACAACAAACTGTCCTTGGCGGAGGCCAAGTCCATCTGGGCCCTCCTTCATGTCAACGAGTTCCTCCTGATGGTGGCGTTGCAGGAGAAGGAGCACACTCCCAAGCTCCTGGGCTTCTGCGGGGACCTGTACGTGACCGAGCCATTGGGTCACACCTCCCTCTACAGGCTGGAGGTGCCGCCCTACATGCAGGCCCTGGTGCCAGGCGCCCTGGTGTCTGGGCTGAACCACTGGCTGGCCCCGGCCTGGCCCCGGCGGGCCCGCATCACCATCGGCCTGCTGGAGTTTGTGGAGGAGGTCTTTCACGGGCCCTACGGCAGCTTCCTAATCTGCGACGCCAGCCCACGCCACGTGGGCTACAATGCCAAGTATGACTGCAAGATGGCTGACCTGCGCGCCGTGGCCTCGGAAGCTACAGTGCGGACGCACCTGAAGGGACGACGCTGCGAGACCAACGCCGACTGCACGTACGGCCGCGACTGCACAGCCACCTGCGACAGACTGGCAAAGCGCTGCAACGCTGACGTAGTGCAGCCCAACCTGGCCAAGGTATGTGCACTTCTGCAGGACTTCCTGCTCTTCGGTGCACCGCCCGAGCTGCGAGGTGACCTGGAGCGACAGCTGCGCACCTGCGTCACCCTTAGCGGACTTGCCAGCCAGATGGAGGTGCACCATTCGCTAGTCCTCAACAACCTTAAGACACTTCTGTGGAAGAAGATCTCTAACACGCAGTACTCCTGA